The following are encoded in a window of Lichenicola cladoniae genomic DNA:
- a CDS encoding type II secretion system F family protein gives MNQLLAQGLVLLPVFFMLILAVASIVLLLTTNRQSDRLTLRGRLARGEIAAQVATRKRRRMLGMIGDLGSRFAGSGLLSARTVRELEQTLASAGIVSSRALGFFIASKVIAALALPALAALLVPRLPVPGIVRICLVLASFVIGLLLPDYFIRRRRNAYVRTLEAGLGDALDMMVICAEAGLATEPALLRVSNELAPVHPALADELMRTVQELQMMSESRIALQNMGTRSGVSGLKRLAATMIQSLHHGTPLIQALRTLSVEMRGEMLLRFEERAARLPTLLTIPMIVFILPCVFLIVGGPAMIQVLQHFHH, from the coding sequence TTGAACCAGCTTCTCGCCCAAGGTCTCGTGCTTCTACCCGTCTTCTTCATGCTGATATTGGCGGTCGCGTCGATCGTCCTGTTGCTGACGACCAACCGGCAATCAGACCGGCTGACATTACGCGGCCGCCTGGCCCGGGGCGAAATCGCGGCGCAGGTGGCGACGCGCAAGCGCCGCAGGATGCTCGGGATGATCGGCGATCTGGGCAGTCGTTTTGCCGGAAGCGGCCTGCTCTCCGCCCGGACGGTGCGCGAGCTGGAGCAGACCCTGGCCTCTGCCGGCATCGTGTCCAGCAGGGCTCTCGGCTTCTTCATCGCCAGCAAGGTCATCGCCGCTCTTGCCCTGCCGGCACTCGCCGCCCTGCTGGTCCCCAGGCTGCCGGTACCGGGCATTGTCAGGATTTGCCTGGTCCTGGCCAGCTTCGTCATCGGCCTGCTGCTGCCCGACTATTTTATCCGCCGGCGCCGCAATGCGTATGTCCGGACGCTGGAAGCCGGTCTTGGCGACGCGCTCGATATGATGGTGATCTGTGCCGAGGCCGGGCTGGCGACGGAACCGGCCTTGCTGCGGGTGAGCAACGAGCTCGCACCGGTGCATCCGGCACTGGCGGACGAGTTGATGCGCACGGTGCAGGAACTGCAGATGATGTCGGAGTCGCGGATCGCGCTGCAGAACATGGGCACGCGCTCCGGCGTATCCGGCCTCAAGCGCCTGGCCGCGACCATGATCCAGTCGCTGCATCACGGGACACCGCTTATCCAGGCGCTTCGCACCTTGTCGGTCGAGATGCGCGGCGAGATGCTGCTGCGGTTCGAGGAGCGGGCCGCCCGGTTGCCGACGTTGCTGACGATCCCGATGATCGTTTTCATCCTGCCATGCGTATTTCTCATCGTCGGAGGACCTGCCATGATCCAGGTCCTGCAGCA
- a CDS encoding type II secretion system F family protein gives MNLAVLGLLSCVCLSGLALSALFVMQHQARRDRLQTRFVAVLDPHSRPRNRALPSLMLAARPATDRSPATLILSAFGIDRSRTAHLPVAWPILLTVSLVVARALIFVVDMIVGSWGILLWPVLWLIVSRSVFGWSDRRHMRALFNQFPDALAMIVRAVRIGIPVSQAVQGVAKDSPQPTAGEFAKLADALSIGKPIDEAMIDLAERNRLPEYRFFAAALTLQNQTGGGLATTLENLADVIRQRVYARAKGYALAAEARMSALVLTILPVFTFFALLLISPAYIMLLLNTSSGHKVFGVALALLGIGQFCMRTLIRKSLS, from the coding sequence TTGAACCTCGCCGTTCTCGGCCTGCTGTCCTGCGTCTGCCTGAGCGGCCTCGCCCTGTCGGCGCTGTTCGTCATGCAGCACCAGGCCCGGCGCGACCGGCTGCAGACGCGCTTCGTCGCTGTTCTCGATCCGCACTCGCGCCCGCGCAACCGAGCCTTGCCGTCCCTGATGCTGGCGGCGCGGCCGGCGACCGACCGATCCCCGGCGACGTTGATACTGAGTGCGTTCGGCATCGATCGGTCGCGGACCGCTCATCTCCCGGTCGCCTGGCCCATCCTGCTGACGGTGTCGCTGGTCGTGGCCCGGGCCCTGATTTTCGTCGTCGATATGATCGTGGGGTCGTGGGGTATCCTGCTGTGGCCGGTGCTGTGGCTCATCGTCAGCCGGAGCGTGTTCGGCTGGTCCGATCGCCGGCACATGCGCGCCCTGTTCAACCAGTTCCCCGATGCACTCGCGATGATCGTGCGCGCGGTACGGATCGGCATTCCGGTCAGCCAGGCAGTCCAGGGGGTTGCCAAAGATTCGCCCCAGCCGACGGCGGGCGAGTTCGCCAAGCTCGCGGACGCCCTGTCCATCGGCAAACCAATCGACGAGGCGATGATCGATCTGGCCGAGCGCAACCGGTTGCCGGAATATCGCTTCTTCGCCGCCGCGCTGACCCTGCAGAACCAGACCGGCGGCGGCCTTGCCACGACACTGGAAAACCTCGCAGACGTGATCAGGCAGCGGGTCTATGCACGCGCCAAAGGCTACGCGCTGGCGGCCGAAGCGCGCATGAGCGCCCTGGTGCTGACAATATTGCCGGTGTTCACCTTCTTCGCGCTTCTCCTGATCAGCCCGGCCTATATCATGCTGCTGCTCAACACCTCCAGCGGCCACAAGGTGTTCGGCGTGGCCCTGGCGCTTCTCGGGATCGGCCAATTCTGCATGCGCACGTTGATCCGAAAGAGCCTGAGTTGA
- a CDS encoding CpaF family protein, whose translation MTGSTMFGRRRLGTEEEAPAEAIAERKGPTTAMGASAAAAVATGNASAHAAALADLRSACLARVDPAAIGNVAPERLTREVERLISEIATDRRIHINAREQRSLATELVDDMLGLGPLQPLLDDDSIADIMVNGPDRVFIEQRGRLRLSPVRFRNAAHVANICQRIASAVGRRIDESSPLVDARLRDGSRVNIVFPPLALDGPYLSIRKFGKHALTFEQLVENGAMTAAMAEVLQIASSARLNIIISGGTGSGKTTLMNALSRLIDHGERIVTIEDAAELRLQQPHVVRLETRPPSLEGGGEITQRDLVRNALRMRPDRVIIGEVRGSEAFDMLQAMNTGHDGSMSTIHANTSRDALTRIENMVQMGNMGLPSAAIRQQIVSAVDMIIQIERQRDGVRRLVQITEVCGMEGEVVILNDIFRREQIGEVAEGQSSGRYEISRSRPSFWSRLVGFGLDTGWTQAMAETAGG comes from the coding sequence GTGACGGGATCGACCATGTTCGGGCGGCGGCGTCTTGGAACGGAGGAGGAGGCACCGGCGGAAGCCATCGCCGAGCGGAAGGGTCCGACCACGGCTATGGGGGCGTCTGCCGCCGCAGCTGTCGCGACTGGGAATGCCTCCGCCCATGCTGCGGCCCTGGCGGATCTCCGGTCCGCCTGCCTTGCGCGCGTCGATCCGGCGGCGATCGGCAATGTGGCGCCGGAGCGGCTGACACGCGAAGTGGAGCGGCTGATTTCCGAGATCGCAACCGATCGACGCATCCACATCAATGCCCGCGAGCAGCGCAGCCTGGCCACCGAGCTGGTCGACGACATGCTTGGGCTCGGACCGCTGCAGCCGCTGCTGGACGACGACAGCATCGCCGACATCATGGTGAACGGCCCGGACAGGGTGTTCATCGAGCAGCGTGGCCGGTTGCGGCTGTCACCCGTCCGGTTCCGCAATGCGGCGCATGTCGCCAACATCTGTCAGCGCATCGCCTCGGCGGTCGGTCGACGCATCGACGAATCCAGTCCGCTGGTCGATGCGAGGCTACGCGACGGTTCGCGCGTCAACATCGTGTTCCCACCGCTGGCACTCGATGGCCCGTACCTGTCGATCCGCAAGTTCGGCAAGCATGCCCTGACGTTCGAGCAACTGGTCGAGAACGGTGCCATGACGGCCGCGATGGCGGAGGTGCTGCAGATCGCCTCCAGCGCGCGGCTCAACATCATCATTTCCGGCGGCACCGGCTCCGGCAAGACGACACTGATGAATGCGCTGTCACGCCTGATCGACCATGGCGAACGCATCGTCACCATCGAGGATGCCGCCGAACTGCGCCTGCAGCAGCCGCATGTGGTGCGTCTCGAGACCCGGCCGCCGAGCCTGGAGGGTGGTGGCGAGATCACCCAGCGCGACCTAGTGCGCAACGCACTGCGGATGCGCCCCGATCGGGTCATCATCGGCGAGGTCCGCGGTTCGGAAGCATTCGACATGCTGCAGGCGATGAATACCGGCCATGACGGCAGCATGTCGACGATCCACGCCAATACGTCGCGCGACGCGCTGACCCGTATCGAGAACATGGTGCAGATGGGCAACATGGGCCTGCCCTCGGCGGCGATCCGGCAGCAGATCGTGAGCGCCGTCGACATGATCATCCAGATCGAGCGTCAGCGCGACGGCGTGCGGCGCCTGGTCCAGATTACCGAAGTCTGTGGCATGGAAGGGGAAGTCGTCATCCTGAACGACATCTTCCGGCGAGAACAGATTGGCGAAGTCGCGGAAGGCCAGTCGAGCGGGCGCTACGAGATCAGCCGGTCGCGTCCGTCCTTCTGGTCGCGACTGGTGGGATTCGGTCTCGACACGGGCTGGACCCAGGCGATGGCCGAGACCGCAGGAGGCTGA
- a CDS encoding cellulose synthase operon protein YhjQ/BcsQ has protein sequence MSEILTQSNAAKSGNTEAERHDRAPLMAFIGDGETEAALREGLADLPVERIDIRRGGIKAAIAALRKTATPHVLIVDVGGEKHPLTALGHLSEVVEPDVRVLVIGDAHDVDTYRQITRGLGAVEYLSKPVTRERVSRHFLPIVTGELRDDAVTTGRVLTVTGVVGGVGATTIAANLAWHFAMDAMRHTVLLDPDLHLGDAALLLDVKASPGLRAALEAPDRIDALFVERATQPIMDGDTSTRLHVLAGEETLSNAVDTAPDAASRLIEALGRRYNMIVVDVPAAPVTLYRDLLKQSQQRILVMPPTLSGIRATLRLLAIPQTVQGARRPVIVLNRVGLPGGLNRRQVEEGLKMPVDIAIADLPRQMGQAATMGMAAAATRGIFRNAVAELAQQVAFIRLLDSTIAPEKITVRGARWHLFGAKP, from the coding sequence TTGAGCGAAATCCTCACCCAGTCAAACGCCGCGAAAAGCGGCAATACCGAGGCAGAACGCCACGACCGGGCGCCGCTCATGGCGTTCATCGGCGACGGCGAGACCGAGGCGGCACTCCGCGAGGGACTTGCCGACCTGCCCGTCGAGCGCATCGACATACGACGCGGCGGCATCAAGGCGGCGATCGCGGCGCTGCGCAAGACGGCGACGCCGCATGTCCTGATCGTCGATGTCGGCGGCGAGAAGCATCCGCTGACGGCACTTGGCCATCTGTCCGAGGTGGTCGAGCCGGACGTCCGCGTGCTGGTCATCGGCGACGCACACGACGTCGACACCTACCGCCAGATCACGCGGGGGCTGGGGGCGGTCGAATATCTCTCCAAGCCCGTCACCCGCGAGCGGGTCTCGCGGCATTTCCTACCGATCGTGACCGGAGAGCTGCGCGACGACGCCGTCACCACCGGTCGCGTGCTGACCGTCACCGGCGTTGTCGGTGGCGTCGGCGCCACCACGATCGCAGCCAATCTAGCCTGGCATTTCGCCATGGATGCGATGCGCCACACGGTCCTGCTCGACCCCGACCTTCATCTGGGCGATGCGGCCTTGTTGCTCGACGTCAAGGCAAGTCCGGGCCTGCGGGCGGCCCTGGAAGCACCCGACCGGATCGACGCCCTGTTCGTCGAACGCGCAACCCAGCCGATCATGGATGGCGACACATCGACGCGGCTGCATGTCCTGGCCGGCGAGGAGACGTTGTCGAACGCGGTCGATACCGCGCCCGACGCGGCTTCACGGCTGATCGAGGCACTCGGCCGCCGCTACAACATGATCGTCGTGGATGTGCCGGCGGCCCCGGTCACGTTGTATCGCGACCTGCTCAAGCAGTCTCAGCAGCGGATACTCGTCATGCCGCCGACCCTGTCGGGAATTCGCGCGACGCTGCGGTTGCTCGCAATTCCTCAGACCGTGCAAGGCGCCCGCCGGCCGGTGATCGTGTTGAACCGGGTCGGGCTGCCTGGCGGCCTGAACCGCCGGCAGGTCGAGGAAGGACTGAAGATGCCCGTGGACATCGCGATCGCCGACCTGCCGCGTCAAATGGGACAGGCGGCGACCATGGGCATGGCGGCAGCGGCCACCCGCGGCATTTTTCGCAATGCGGTCGCAGAACTGGCGCAACAGGTGGCCTTCATCCGCTTGCTCGACAGCACCATCGCCCCGGAGAAAATTACGGTTCGCGGCGCCAGATGGCATCTGTTCGGAGCAAAGCCGTGA
- a CDS encoding type II and III secretion system protein family protein, whose translation MGQLRSSRRAIALAACTGVALATPIVLPQPVEGRTRHETARYVSMAQARIGQPAALTLEMGAGKVIDVHRPAANVFVANPKVVDVRPASPSTFFVFGLAPGRSTVAALDASGRRLASYEVVVQPSSFAAGEGKALLNRELPGNDISVQTTAGGLEAAGTVATPEDASGAVAALAGSLPKGATLDNRTGVNQSVQVLLRVRVAEMSRQVTRELGINWQVAGAYAGRVTKTMIGGALPSATYNAASALIGLGYQNSGTSINAIVDALAQDNSAHLLAEPDLVTMSGQPADFLVGGQYPIPVSSSLGQINVTYKEYGVKLDFVPTVLGSNRILLHVRPEVSSLTTQGAIQTGTGNTAITIPALTIRRADTTVELGSGQSLAIAGMLQKNYTQTDSGIPGLSDIPVVGSLFRSDNFSHSETELVIIVTPYLVQPVDDPSVLKTPDQDFTPPNDLERIFLLRQTSLTGRADSRADHVFPADAGFIVK comes from the coding sequence ATGGGCCAGCTTCGTTCATCGCGGCGCGCGATCGCGCTTGCCGCCTGCACCGGTGTCGCGCTGGCCACACCGATTGTTTTACCGCAACCCGTCGAAGGCCGCACACGGCATGAGACCGCCCGTTACGTCAGCATGGCTCAGGCCAGGATCGGTCAGCCCGCGGCCCTGACGCTCGAAATGGGCGCCGGAAAGGTGATCGACGTGCACCGGCCGGCGGCGAACGTGTTCGTTGCCAACCCGAAGGTCGTCGACGTGCGACCGGCCAGTCCATCGACCTTTTTCGTGTTCGGCCTGGCACCCGGACGAAGCACGGTGGCCGCGCTGGATGCGTCGGGACGACGCCTCGCCAGCTACGAAGTCGTTGTCCAGCCATCCTCCTTCGCGGCCGGGGAGGGCAAGGCGTTGCTGAACCGGGAACTGCCGGGCAACGATATTTCCGTTCAGACGACCGCCGGCGGTCTCGAGGCAGCGGGAACCGTGGCAACTCCGGAAGATGCGTCCGGCGCGGTGGCGGCGCTGGCAGGCTCACTGCCGAAAGGTGCCACTCTCGACAACCGGACCGGCGTCAATCAATCCGTTCAGGTCCTGCTGCGCGTGCGGGTCGCCGAGATGTCGCGGCAGGTCACCCGCGAGCTCGGCATCAACTGGCAGGTTGCCGGAGCCTATGCTGGCAGGGTCACGAAGACCATGATCGGCGGCGCCTTGCCTTCGGCGACCTATAACGCGGCGTCGGCGCTGATCGGCCTCGGCTACCAGAACAGCGGAACCAGCATCAACGCCATCGTCGACGCGCTGGCGCAGGATAACTCGGCACATCTGCTTGCGGAGCCCGACCTCGTGACCATGAGCGGCCAGCCTGCAGACTTCCTGGTCGGCGGCCAGTATCCGATCCCGGTCAGTTCGTCACTCGGCCAGATCAACGTCACCTACAAGGAGTATGGCGTGAAGCTGGATTTCGTGCCGACGGTGCTCGGCTCGAACCGTATCCTGCTGCACGTCCGGCCCGAGGTCAGTTCGTTGACGACGCAGGGTGCGATCCAGACCGGAACCGGCAACACGGCGATTACCATACCGGCGCTCACCATCCGGCGGGCCGACACCACCGTCGAACTCGGCTCCGGCCAGAGTCTGGCAATCGCCGGGATGCTGCAGAAAAACTATACCCAAACTGATTCCGGGATCCCTGGCCTGAGCGATATTCCGGTCGTGGGAAGCCTGTTCAGGAGCGATAATTTCTCCCATAGCGAAACCGAGCTGGTGATTATCGTGACACCTTACCTGGTCCAACCGGTCGACGATCCATCGGTGCTGAAGACGCCCGATCAGGATTTCACCCCTCCCAACGACCTGGAGCGCATTTTCCTGCTACGGCAGACATCGCTGACCGGCAGAGCGGACAGTCGCGCAGATCATGTCTTTCCCGCCGATGCCGGGTTCATCGTGAAGTGA